One Aegilops tauschii subsp. strangulata cultivar AL8/78 chromosome 7, Aet v6.0, whole genome shotgun sequence genomic window carries:
- the LOC141026955 gene encoding uncharacterized protein yields MAFADEYKDVEAHGNTKLHVIHTNDKKQMAITLAQYERHLSFHRHKIVDIDLEYNNEPEATQKPALCQLSIGKKHPVLLFQLSAAERCTVFDNFLADPRYTFAGFSIDGDETRLECVNLEVANFVDIQKEWRVPEATKELYSLGDISGMLIDDYYNNMKKKITDDEHKRRATLPLSMRHIEYAVKDAYAAYEIWNRITLT; encoded by the coding sequence ATGGCGTTCGCCGACGAGTACAAGGACGTGGAGGCCCACGGCAACACCAAGTTGCACGTCATCCACACAAACGACAAGAAGCAGATGGCGATCACCCTCGCGCAGTACGAGCGCCACCTCAGCTTCCACCGCCACAAGATCGTCGACATTGATCTCGAGTACAACAACGAGCCTGAAGCGACGCAGAAACCAGCCCTCTGCCAACTCTCCATCGGCAAGAAACACCCGGTGCTGCTCTTCCAACTGAGCGCCGCAGAAAGGTGCACCGTCTTCGACAACTTCCTCGCCGACCCCAGGTACACCTTTGCAGGCTTCTCCATCGACGGCGACGAAACCAGGCTAGAGTGCGTCAATCTGGAAGTCGCCAACTTCGTCGACATCCAGAAGGAGTGGAGGGTGCCCGAGGCAACCAAGGAGTTGTACTCCCTTGGAGACATCTCCGGCATGCTCATCGACGACTACTACaacaacatgaagaagaagatcacCGATGACGAGCACAAGCGCCGGGCCACCCTGCCTCTGTCCATGAGGCACATCGAGTACGCGGTAAAGGACGCCTACGCAGCGTACGAGATATGGAACCGCATCACCCTCACCTAG